One stretch of Variovorax sp. 54 DNA includes these proteins:
- a CDS encoding DUF3829 domain-containing protein, translated as MTAHNNRSARTRLFALSLCFCAVLAACKDDTKAPSPSPSQSASGKTQPAKDPAREQAAARTSYSQAYNRLIDDNRSVAAKYKSYVQMNVNGKSPSGNSFYGSPSDVQSIADDLKKARAGGSGDAALDAAVDGVVATGEKLVAVWTPMDPYYRSKSFLEDKWVKGRAADADMNAAFKGLLASIDTLGSELDRVQEASRTERMAKLKAEGDLLNYHTLASMAVAKKFVNSLDQIDGMKNKDAVAKVDAAASELQASLEELSKALEEAKAAAKAKGEAGKAPNYNYESLHGSLLNMIGQWRTFKDSKFPSTFKNIVSYYNSAVGSYNRGFGR; from the coding sequence ATGACCGCGCACAACAACCGATCGGCGCGCACGCGCCTGTTTGCCTTGAGCCTGTGCTTCTGCGCCGTGCTCGCAGCCTGCAAGGACGACACCAAGGCCCCGTCGCCATCGCCTTCGCAGTCCGCATCGGGCAAGACCCAGCCCGCCAAGGACCCGGCGCGCGAGCAGGCCGCGGCCCGCACCAGCTACAGCCAGGCCTACAACCGGCTCATCGACGACAACCGCAGCGTCGCCGCCAAGTACAAGAGCTACGTGCAGATGAACGTGAACGGCAAGTCGCCGAGCGGGAACTCGTTCTATGGCAGCCCTTCCGATGTGCAGTCCATCGCGGACGACCTGAAGAAGGCACGCGCCGGCGGCTCGGGCGACGCGGCGCTCGACGCGGCCGTCGACGGCGTGGTGGCCACGGGCGAGAAGCTCGTCGCCGTCTGGACGCCGATGGACCCGTACTACAGGTCCAAGAGTTTTCTCGAAGACAAGTGGGTCAAGGGCCGCGCGGCCGACGCCGACATGAACGCCGCCTTCAAGGGCCTGCTGGCCAGCATCGACACGCTGGGCAGCGAACTCGACCGCGTGCAGGAGGCGTCGCGCACCGAACGCATGGCCAAGCTCAAGGCCGAGGGCGACCTGCTCAACTACCACACGCTGGCGTCGATGGCGGTGGCCAAGAAGTTCGTCAACAGCCTCGACCAGATCGACGGCATGAAGAACAAGGACGCCGTCGCCAAGGTCGATGCGGCGGCCAGCGAGTTGCAGGCCTCGCTCGAAGAACTCTCCAAGGCGCTGGAAGAAGCCAAGGCCGCAGCCAAGGCCAAGGGGGAAGCAGGCAAGGCGCCCAACTACAACTACGAGTCGCTGCACGGCAGCCTGCTGAACATGATCGGCCAATGGCGGACGTTCAAGGACAGCAAGTTTCCGTCGACGTTCAAGAACATCGTGAGCTACTACAACTCCGCCGTGGGGTCGTACAACCGCGGCTTCGGCCGCTGA
- the kdpA gene encoding potassium-transporting ATPase subunit KdpA: METSAWVLLALFLGALLVLAWPLGKLLAALCGERVPRWMQRVEAPLYRLAGTKPEQSMHWLRYALALLAFNAIGAIFLYALQRLQGGLPFNPAGMGAVSPDSAFNTAVSFVANTNWQGYGGESTMSYLTQMLGLAVQNFFSAATGIAVAFALVRGFARRGDGKGLVGNFWADVTRVTLWVLLPISFVLALCLAGQGVIQNFDAYKSVQTLEATAFQQPKNGPDGQPLKDDKGAPVMEDATTPTQTLAMGPVASQEAIKMLGTNGGGFFNANSAHPYENPTAFSNLLEMLAIFLIPAALCFAFGRVVGDLRQGWAVLAAMTVLFVVAVLVVTPAEQAGNPLLGPLGVDQMASALQSGGNMEGKEVRFGIDASALFAAVTTAASCGAVNAMHDSLTPIGGMVPLVLMQLGEVVFGGVGSGLYGMLVFAMLAVFIAGLMIGRTPEYLGKKIEVREMKLISIAILVTPVLVLAGTALAVSAGAGKVGIANPGAHGFSEVLYALTSAANNNGSAFAGLSANTPFYNGLLGLAMWLGRFAMIVPVLAIAGALAAKKRLPVTSGTLPTHGPLFVFLLIGTVLLVGLLNYVPALALGPIVEHLVLWK, translated from the coding sequence ATGGAAACCTCGGCCTGGGTCTTGTTGGCCCTTTTTCTCGGCGCGCTGCTCGTGCTGGCCTGGCCGCTGGGCAAGCTGCTGGCCGCGCTGTGCGGCGAGCGCGTGCCGCGCTGGATGCAGCGCGTCGAAGCACCGCTGTACCGCCTCGCGGGCACGAAGCCCGAGCAGTCGATGCACTGGCTGCGCTACGCGCTGGCGCTCTTGGCATTCAACGCCATCGGCGCGATCTTTCTGTACGCCTTGCAGCGCCTGCAGGGCGGGCTGCCGTTCAATCCGGCCGGCATGGGCGCGGTGTCGCCCGACTCGGCCTTCAACACGGCGGTGAGCTTCGTCGCCAACACCAACTGGCAAGGCTACGGCGGCGAGTCGACCATGAGCTATCTCACGCAGATGCTCGGCCTGGCGGTGCAGAACTTTTTCTCCGCCGCCACCGGCATCGCGGTCGCCTTCGCACTGGTGCGCGGCTTTGCGCGCCGTGGTGACGGCAAGGGCCTGGTCGGCAACTTCTGGGCCGACGTGACGCGCGTCACGCTGTGGGTGCTGCTGCCGATCTCGTTCGTGCTCGCGCTGTGCCTTGCGGGGCAGGGCGTGATCCAGAACTTCGACGCCTACAAGTCGGTGCAGACGCTCGAGGCCACGGCCTTCCAGCAGCCCAAGAACGGCCCCGACGGCCAGCCGCTGAAGGACGACAAGGGCGCGCCCGTGATGGAAGACGCCACCACGCCCACGCAGACGCTGGCCATGGGCCCGGTCGCTTCGCAGGAAGCGATCAAGATGCTCGGCACCAACGGCGGTGGCTTCTTCAACGCCAACTCGGCGCATCCGTACGAGAACCCGACCGCGTTCAGCAACCTGCTGGAGATGCTGGCGATCTTCCTGATCCCGGCGGCACTGTGTTTCGCCTTCGGCCGCGTGGTCGGTGACCTGCGCCAGGGCTGGGCCGTGCTCGCGGCGATGACGGTGTTGTTCGTGGTGGCCGTGCTGGTCGTCACGCCGGCGGAGCAGGCCGGCAACCCGCTGCTGGGTCCGCTGGGCGTGGACCAGATGGCGAGCGCGCTGCAAAGCGGCGGCAACATGGAAGGCAAGGAAGTGCGCTTCGGCATCGACGCCTCGGCCCTCTTTGCCGCCGTGACCACCGCCGCCTCGTGCGGCGCGGTGAACGCCATGCACGACTCGCTCACGCCCATCGGCGGCATGGTCCCCCTGGTGCTGATGCAGCTGGGCGAGGTCGTCTTCGGCGGCGTCGGCAGCGGCCTGTACGGCATGCTGGTGTTCGCCATGCTCGCGGTGTTCATCGCGGGCCTGATGATCGGCCGCACGCCCGAGTACCTCGGCAAGAAGATCGAGGTGCGCGAGATGAAGCTGATCTCCATCGCCATCCTGGTCACGCCGGTGTTGGTACTGGCGGGCACGGCGCTGGCGGTGAGCGCGGGCGCGGGCAAGGTCGGCATCGCCAACCCCGGCGCGCATGGCTTCTCCGAGGTGCTGTATGCGCTGACCTCGGCCGCCAACAACAACGGCAGCGCCTTCGCCGGCCTGTCGGCCAACACACCGTTCTACAACGGCCTGCTCGGCCTGGCGATGTGGCTCGGGCGCTTCGCGATGATCGTGCCGGTGCTCGCCATTGCCGGCGCGCTGGCCGCCAAGAAGCGCCTGCCCGTCACCAGCGGCACGCTGCCCACGCACGGCCCGCTGTTCGTCTTCCTGCTGATCGGCACCGTGCTGCTGGTCGGTCTGCTCAACTACGTGCCGGCACTGGCCCTGGGCCCGATCGTCGAACATCTCGTGCTCTGGAAATAA
- a CDS encoding dual specificity protein phosphatase family protein: MTTTTKTADLRPGHWADPLDALQVENLHRITPTLYRSAQPRRANVAALQSLGIRTVVSLRSFNDDRKVFAGSGIRLVRVPINTWSIDDAKVLRALVAIREAETQGPVLIHCMHGADRTGVVAAVYRMAVQDWDKDSARQEMLRGGYGYHTLWRNIPRYIERLDPLRMRHALAHAPVIPVVS, from the coding sequence ATGACGACAACAACGAAGACTGCCGACCTGCGCCCCGGCCACTGGGCCGATCCGCTCGATGCCCTGCAGGTCGAGAACCTGCACCGCATCACGCCCACGCTGTACCGCAGCGCGCAGCCGCGCCGCGCGAACGTGGCGGCGCTGCAGTCGCTGGGCATCCGCACCGTCGTGAGCCTGCGCTCTTTCAACGACGACCGGAAGGTGTTTGCCGGCAGCGGCATCCGGCTGGTGCGCGTGCCGATCAACACCTGGTCGATCGACGATGCCAAGGTGCTGCGCGCGCTGGTCGCGATCCGCGAGGCCGAGACTCAAGGGCCGGTGCTCATCCATTGCATGCACGGCGCCGACCGCACGGGCGTGGTGGCGGCCGTCTACCGCATGGCCGTGCAGGACTGGGACAAGGACAGCGCGCGCCAGGAAATGCTGCGCGGCGGCTATGGGTACCACACGCTGTGGCGCAACATCCCGCGCTACATCGAGCGGCTCGACCCGCTCAGGATGCGCCACGCGCTGGCCCATGCCCCGGTGATTCCCGTGGTGTCCTGA
- the kdpC gene encoding potassium-transporting ATPase subunit KdpC, with translation MNDNNNQGSIVRPALVLFALLSALTGLIYPAAVTGAAQALFPSQAAGSLVVRDGKPVGSALIGQNFSDPKHFWGRPSATAPQPYNASASGGSNQGPLNPALADAVKARVEALRAADPGNTAPVPVDLVTASASGLDPDISPAAAHYQAARVARERGVPLDQVNALVVQNTQKPLWGVLGESRVNVLALNLALDASSTVR, from the coding sequence ATGAACGACAACAACAACCAAGGCAGCATCGTGCGCCCCGCGCTCGTGCTCTTCGCGCTGCTGAGCGCGCTCACCGGCCTGATCTACCCGGCAGCCGTCACCGGCGCCGCGCAAGCGCTGTTCCCGTCGCAGGCGGCGGGCAGCCTGGTCGTGCGCGACGGCAAGCCCGTCGGCTCCGCGCTCATCGGCCAGAACTTCAGCGACCCGAAGCACTTCTGGGGCCGCCCGTCGGCCACCGCGCCGCAGCCCTACAACGCGAGCGCCTCGGGCGGTTCCAACCAGGGCCCGCTCAACCCCGCGCTGGCCGATGCGGTGAAGGCGCGCGTCGAGGCGCTGCGTGCGGCCGACCCGGGCAACACCGCGCCGGTGCCGGTGGACCTCGTCACGGCCTCGGCCAGCGGCCTCGACCCCGACATCAGCCCCGCCGCCGCGCACTACCAGGCTGCCCGCGTGGCGCGCGAACGCGGCGTGCCGCTGGACCAGGTCAATGCGCTGGTCGTGCAGAACACCCAGAAGCCGCTGTGGGGCGTGCTGGGCGAATCGCGCGTCAACGTGCTGGCGCTGAACCTGGCGCTCGATGCTTCTTCGACGGTGCGTTGA
- the kdpE gene encoding two-component system response regulator KdpE, with protein sequence MPSPTAIVIEDEPQIRRFVRGALEAEGWQVHEAGTLRDGLAAAGTRQPDLLVLDLGLPDGDGVSLIRDVRGWSQVPIIVLSARTDEADKIAALDAGADDYLTKPFGTGELLARVRANLRRPRAASGNGDEPAAEAVFRFGEIELDRAARIVRRAGAEVHLTPTEYRLLCVLVANAGRVLTQRQLLREVWGPSHTDQSHYLRIYMGHLRQKLETDPAQPKHLLTETAVGYRLVV encoded by the coding sequence ATGCCATCCCCCACCGCCATCGTGATCGAAGACGAGCCGCAGATCCGCCGCTTCGTGCGCGGCGCGCTCGAGGCCGAAGGCTGGCAGGTGCACGAGGCCGGCACGCTGCGCGACGGCCTTGCCGCCGCCGGCACGCGGCAACCCGACCTGCTGGTGCTCGACCTGGGCCTGCCCGACGGCGATGGCGTGTCGCTGATCCGCGATGTGCGCGGCTGGTCGCAGGTGCCGATCATCGTGCTCTCGGCCCGCACCGACGAAGCCGACAAGATCGCCGCACTCGACGCCGGCGCCGACGACTACCTCACCAAGCCCTTCGGCACCGGCGAACTGCTGGCCCGCGTGCGCGCCAACCTGCGCAGGCCGCGTGCGGCGAGCGGCAACGGCGATGAACCGGCCGCAGAGGCCGTGTTCCGCTTCGGCGAGATCGAACTGGACCGCGCCGCACGCATCGTGCGCCGCGCCGGTGCCGAGGTGCACCTCACGCCGACCGAGTACAGATTGCTCTGCGTGCTGGTGGCCAACGCCGGCCGCGTGCTGACGCAGCGGCAACTGTTGCGCGAAGTGTGGGGCCCGTCGCACACGGACCAGAGCCACTACCTGCGCATCTACATGGGGCATTTGCGGCAGAAGCTGGAGACGGACCCGGCGCAGCCGAAGCACTTGCTGACCGAGACGGCTGTGGGGTACCGGCTGGTTGTCTAG
- the kdpB gene encoding potassium-transporting ATPase subunit KdpB, whose amino-acid sequence MTVKTKTSKTSLSLFDAALVKPALWGAFAKLNPRTQWRNPVMFIVYIGSILTTLLWVHALSFPGDTGMQPAFVLAVTVWLWFTVLFANFAEALAEGRSKAQAASLRGLRKDTWAKKLKDQQQPHHGAPWLPEQAPNLRKGDVVLVEAGDVIPLDGEVIEGVASVDESAITGESAPVVRESGGDFSAVTGGTRVLSDWLVVRISVNPGESFLDRMIGMVEAAKRHKTPNEIALTILLVALTIVFLMVTVTLLPFSVFSVEAAGAGTVVSLTALVALLVCLIPTTIGGLLSAVGVAGMSRMMQANVIATSGRAVEAAGDVDVLLLDKTGTITHGNRQASAFLPAPGVPKGRLARAAMLASLADETPEGRSIVELARRDGLEAASVDVLRYVPFTAQTRMSGVDLPAAPHSLDTDAIVLRKGAVDAVRRHVESFGGTMPAEMLRAAEETARRGSTPLAVAEGNRVLGVVELKDIVKTGIKDRFAELRRMGIKTVMITGDNKLTAAAIAAEAGVDDFLAEATPEDKLALIRKYQAEGRLVAMTGDGTNDAPALAQADVAVAMGSGTQAAKEAGNMVDLDSNPTKLLEVVETGKALLMTRGSLTTFSIANDVAKYFAIIPAIFVSTYPQLGALNVMRLASPSSAILSAVIFNALVIVFLIPLALKGVRYRPVGAAALLRRNLAIYGLGGLLVPFIGIKLIDWLLVAVGLV is encoded by the coding sequence ATGACTGTCAAAACCAAAACCTCCAAGACTTCCCTTTCGCTGTTCGATGCAGCACTGGTCAAGCCCGCGCTCTGGGGCGCCTTCGCCAAGCTGAACCCGCGCACCCAGTGGCGCAACCCGGTGATGTTCATCGTCTACATCGGGAGCATCCTCACGACGCTGCTCTGGGTGCATGCGCTGAGCTTCCCGGGCGACACCGGCATGCAGCCTGCCTTCGTGCTGGCCGTGACCGTGTGGCTGTGGTTCACCGTGCTGTTCGCCAACTTCGCCGAAGCGCTGGCCGAAGGCCGCAGCAAGGCGCAGGCGGCGTCGCTGCGCGGCCTGCGCAAGGACACCTGGGCCAAGAAGCTGAAGGACCAGCAACAGCCGCACCACGGTGCGCCGTGGCTGCCGGAGCAGGCACCCAACCTGCGCAAGGGCGACGTCGTGCTGGTGGAAGCCGGCGACGTGATTCCGCTCGACGGCGAAGTCATCGAAGGCGTGGCCTCGGTCGACGAGAGCGCCATCACCGGCGAATCGGCGCCCGTGGTGCGCGAGTCGGGCGGCGACTTCTCGGCCGTCACCGGCGGCACCCGCGTGCTGTCCGACTGGCTGGTGGTGCGCATCTCGGTGAACCCCGGCGAGTCGTTCCTGGACCGCATGATCGGCATGGTCGAAGCGGCCAAGCGCCACAAGACGCCGAACGAGATCGCGCTGACCATCCTGCTGGTCGCACTGACGATCGTGTTCCTCATGGTCACCGTCACGCTGCTGCCGTTCTCGGTGTTCAGCGTCGAGGCCGCCGGTGCGGGCACCGTGGTGTCGCTCACCGCGCTGGTCGCGCTGCTCGTGTGCCTGATCCCGACCACCATCGGCGGCCTGCTCTCGGCCGTGGGCGTGGCCGGCATGAGCCGCATGATGCAGGCCAACGTGATCGCCACCTCGGGCCGCGCGGTGGAAGCCGCCGGCGACGTCGACGTGCTGCTGCTCGACAAGACCGGCACCATCACGCACGGCAACCGCCAGGCCAGCGCCTTCCTGCCCGCACCCGGCGTGCCGAAGGGCCGCCTCGCACGCGCCGCCATGCTCGCCTCGCTGGCCGACGAAACGCCCGAGGGCCGCAGCATCGTCGAGCTCGCACGTCGCGACGGCCTCGAAGCCGCCTCTGTCGACGTACTGCGCTATGTGCCCTTCACCGCGCAGACCCGCATGAGCGGTGTCGACCTGCCGGCCGCGCCCCACAGCCTGGACACCGACGCCATCGTGCTGCGCAAGGGCGCGGTCGATGCGGTGCGCCGCCATGTCGAATCGTTCGGCGGCACCATGCCGGCCGAGATGCTGCGCGCCGCCGAAGAAACGGCACGCCGCGGCAGCACGCCACTGGCCGTGGCCGAAGGCAACCGCGTGCTCGGCGTGGTCGAGCTCAAGGACATCGTCAAGACCGGCATCAAGGACCGCTTTGCCGAGCTGCGCCGCATGGGCATCAAGACCGTGATGATCACGGGCGACAACAAGCTCACGGCCGCCGCCATTGCGGCCGAAGCCGGCGTGGACGACTTCCTGGCCGAGGCCACCCCCGAGGACAAGCTCGCGCTGATCCGCAAGTACCAGGCCGAAGGCCGGCTGGTCGCGATGACCGGCGACGGCACCAACGACGCCCCCGCGCTCGCGCAGGCCGACGTGGCCGTGGCCATGGGCAGCGGCACGCAGGCCGCGAAGGAGGCCGGCAACATGGTCGACCTCGACTCCAACCCGACCAAGCTGCTCGAGGTGGTGGAGACCGGCAAGGCGCTGCTCATGACGCGCGGCTCGCTCACCACCTTCTCGATCGCGAACGACGTGGCGAAGTACTTCGCGATCATTCCGGCGATCTTCGTGTCGACCTACCCGCAGCTGGGTGCGCTGAACGTGATGCGGCTCGCCAGCCCGTCGTCGGCCATCCTGTCGGCGGTGATCTTCAACGCGCTCGTCATCGTGTTCCTGATCCCGCTGGCGCTCAAGGGCGTGCGCTACCGGCCCGTGGGCGCCGCCGCGCTGCTGCGCCGCAACCTCGCCATCTATGGCCTGGGCGGTTTGCTCGTCCCTTTCATCGGCATCAAGTTGATCGACTGGCTGCTCGTGGCAGTCGGTCTGGTCTGA
- a CDS encoding zinc-binding dehydrogenase gives MALQLRSLVRSNGELELSLHDDPMPEPQAHEVVIRVEAAPMNPSDLGLLFGAADMSTAVASGTADRPVVTAMVPERARASMAARLDQSMPVGNEGAGVVVKAGSSPAAQALLGKTVAAIGGAMYSQYRCLAAAQCLELPADATPADGASCFVNPLTSLSMVETMRMEGHKALVHTAAASNLGQMLNKICQKDGIDLVNIVRKPEQEALLRGIGAKYVCNASSPDFLEQLTDALVATGATLAFDATGGGKLAGQILGCMEAALNRTAKEYSRYGSTTHKQVYIYGGLDRSPTEFVRNFGMAWGMGGWLLFPFLQKLGDEGTQRLRSRVVAELKTTFASHYTREVSLVEALQLDAIGVYGKQATGEKFLLNPNKGVAA, from the coding sequence ATGGCACTCCAACTGCGCTCTCTCGTCCGTTCCAACGGCGAACTCGAACTCTCGCTGCACGACGACCCGATGCCCGAACCGCAGGCCCACGAGGTGGTGATCCGCGTCGAGGCGGCGCCGATGAACCCGTCGGACCTGGGCCTGCTCTTCGGCGCCGCCGACATGAGCACCGCGGTGGCCTCCGGCACGGCCGATCGCCCCGTCGTCACGGCCATGGTGCCCGAGCGCGCACGCGCCTCGATGGCGGCGCGGCTCGACCAGTCGATGCCGGTGGGCAACGAAGGTGCGGGCGTGGTGGTCAAGGCCGGTTCGTCGCCGGCCGCGCAGGCATTGCTCGGAAAGACGGTGGCGGCCATCGGTGGTGCGATGTATTCGCAGTACCGCTGCCTCGCCGCTGCGCAGTGCCTGGAGCTGCCTGCGGATGCCACTCCTGCCGATGGCGCCTCGTGTTTCGTCAACCCGCTCACCTCGCTGAGCATGGTCGAGACCATGCGGATGGAAGGCCACAAGGCGCTGGTGCACACGGCGGCCGCGTCCAACCTCGGCCAGATGCTCAACAAGATCTGCCAGAAGGACGGCATCGACCTCGTCAACATCGTGCGCAAGCCCGAGCAGGAAGCACTGCTGCGCGGCATCGGCGCGAAGTACGTCTGCAATGCGAGCTCGCCGGACTTCCTCGAACAACTGACCGACGCCCTGGTCGCCACCGGCGCCACGCTGGCCTTCGACGCCACGGGCGGCGGCAAGCTCGCCGGCCAGATCCTCGGCTGCATGGAAGCGGCGCTGAACCGTACCGCCAAGGAATACAGCCGCTACGGCTCGACCACGCACAAACAGGTCTACATCTACGGCGGCCTGGACCGCAGCCCCACCGAGTTCGTGCGCAACTTCGGCATGGCCTGGGGCATGGGCGGCTGGCTGCTGTTCCCGTTCCTGCAGAAGCTGGGCGATGAAGGCACGCAGCGGCTGCGTTCGCGCGTGGTGGCTGAGTTGAAGACGACGTTTGCGAGCCACTACACGCGGGAGGTGTCGCTGGTGGAGGCGCTGCAGCTGGATGCGATCGGGGTGTATGGGAAGCAGGCTACGGGGGAGAAGTTTCTGCTGAATCCGAACAAGGGCGTGGCGGCCTGA
- a CDS encoding DUF4118 domain-containing protein: MPETRPDPDALLAQLRSDEARALRGKLRIYFGASAGVGKTWAMLSAARREREAGRDVLIGVVETHGRSETAALLTGLDTLPLRELPYRGRTLAEFDLDAALARKPAVLLVDELAHTNAPGSRHAKRWQDVQELLAAGIEVWSALNVQHLESLNGTVGAITGVRVHETVPDTVLDEADEVVLVDVTPDELTARLAAGKVYLPQQAERAAQNFFRKGNLIALREIALRRTAEHVEDDVRGWRVEQSGPGGNGQGGAALQAWNTSGAILACVGPHEGAAQTVRTAARLAGQLNVRWHAAYVETPRLQRLDAAQRDRILAVLKLAEELGAATAVLTGADVAEQLSEQARRLNCATLVIGRSEPVRGWRRWWGGSAVPLSRALAQRASALDILEVGRADSARRLSQVPFATARADDDEDDERAQSRWPGYAWAAATSIALTLLCAPLANVLELSNIVMLFLLGVVGVAMRFGRGPSALAAMLNVAAFDYFFVAPRLSFAVSDVQYLLTFAVMLGVGLLVGQLTAGLRFAAGVSTSRERRARSLFELTRELSAALESTQVVALGTAAVQAHFGGHARVLVTDAADQLVPPADPPPGFDAQVADWAFRHGQPAGLATATLAAQPWHYVPLRAPMRVRGVLALCPARPRWLLIPEQAQQLDTLARQIAIALERVHYVEVAQQAVVEMESERLRNALLGAISHDVRTPLTALIALAESLQTLPPEEHGEAARAIVTQAHALHALVSNLLDMARLESGVAGGTVNLRRDWQSVEEVVGAAIRAARPALRGMVVQTAWDPELPLVEFDAVLIERVLVNLLENAAKYGAAPIEVGARAEAGTLVLTVRDHGPGLPAALHGREQTLFDKFTRGEAESATPGVGLGLAICRAVVSAHGGEISAANARDGGAEFTVTLPRREPPEPAEAQL, encoded by the coding sequence ATGCCAGAGACCCGCCCCGACCCCGACGCCCTGCTCGCGCAACTGCGCAGCGACGAGGCGCGCGCGCTGCGCGGCAAGCTGCGCATCTACTTCGGTGCCAGCGCCGGCGTGGGCAAGACCTGGGCCATGCTCAGCGCCGCCCGGCGCGAGCGCGAGGCCGGGCGCGACGTGCTCATCGGCGTGGTCGAAACGCACGGCCGCAGCGAGACCGCCGCGCTGCTCACGGGGCTCGACACGCTGCCGCTGCGCGAGCTGCCTTATCGCGGCCGCACGCTCGCCGAGTTCGACCTCGACGCCGCGCTGGCGCGCAAGCCCGCCGTGCTGCTGGTCGACGAACTGGCCCACACCAACGCGCCCGGCTCGCGCCACGCCAAGCGCTGGCAAGACGTGCAGGAGCTGTTGGCTGCCGGCATCGAGGTGTGGTCGGCGCTCAACGTGCAGCACCTCGAAAGCCTCAATGGCACCGTCGGCGCCATCACCGGCGTGCGCGTGCACGAGACCGTGCCCGACACCGTGCTCGACGAGGCCGACGAGGTGGTGCTGGTCGACGTCACGCCCGACGAACTCACGGCGCGGCTCGCGGCCGGCAAGGTCTACCTGCCCCAGCAGGCCGAGCGCGCCGCACAGAACTTCTTCCGCAAGGGCAACCTGATCGCGCTGCGCGAGATCGCCCTGCGCCGCACCGCCGAGCATGTCGAAGACGACGTGCGCGGCTGGCGCGTCGAGCAGTCGGGCCCCGGCGGCAACGGGCAGGGCGGTGCAGCGCTGCAGGCCTGGAACACCTCGGGCGCGATCCTGGCCTGCGTCGGCCCGCACGAGGGCGCGGCGCAGACCGTGCGCACCGCCGCGCGGCTCGCGGGCCAGCTCAACGTGCGCTGGCATGCCGCGTATGTCGAGACGCCGCGGCTGCAGCGCCTCGATGCGGCACAGCGCGACCGCATCCTCGCCGTGCTCAAGCTGGCCGAAGAACTGGGCGCGGCCACGGCGGTGCTCACCGGCGCCGACGTGGCCGAGCAACTGTCCGAGCAGGCGCGGCGCCTCAACTGCGCGACGCTGGTCATCGGGCGATCGGAACCCGTGCGCGGCTGGCGGCGCTGGTGGGGCGGGTCCGCCGTGCCGCTGTCGCGCGCGCTGGCGCAGCGGGCGTCGGCGCTCGACATCCTCGAGGTCGGTCGCGCCGACAGCGCGCGCCGCCTGTCGCAGGTGCCGTTCGCAACAGCGCGTGCCGACGACGACGAAGACGACGAGCGCGCGCAGTCCCGCTGGCCCGGTTACGCCTGGGCGGCTGCCACCAGCATCGCGCTCACGCTGCTCTGTGCGCCGCTGGCCAACGTGCTGGAGCTGTCGAACATCGTCATGCTGTTCCTGCTCGGCGTGGTGGGCGTGGCGATGCGTTTCGGGCGCGGTCCTTCGGCGCTCGCGGCCATGCTCAACGTGGCGGCCTTCGACTACTTCTTCGTCGCGCCGCGCCTGTCCTTCGCGGTCAGCGACGTGCAGTACCTGCTGACCTTCGCCGTCATGCTCGGCGTCGGCCTGCTGGTGGGCCAGCTCACGGCCGGGCTGCGCTTTGCGGCCGGCGTGTCGACCAGCCGCGAGCGCCGCGCGCGCTCGCTGTTCGAGCTCACGCGCGAACTCTCGGCCGCGCTCGAAAGCACCCAGGTCGTCGCACTCGGCACCGCCGCCGTGCAGGCCCATTTCGGCGGCCATGCGCGCGTGCTCGTCACCGATGCGGCCGACCAGCTCGTGCCCCCCGCCGACCCGCCGCCCGGCTTCGACGCGCAGGTGGCCGACTGGGCCTTCCGCCACGGCCAGCCCGCCGGCCTGGCCACCGCCACGCTCGCCGCGCAGCCCTGGCACTACGTGCCGCTGCGCGCGCCGATGCGCGTGCGCGGCGTGCTCGCGCTGTGCCCGGCCCGCCCGCGCTGGCTGCTGATTCCCGAGCAGGCGCAGCAGCTGGACACGCTCGCGCGCCAGATCGCCATCGCGCTGGAGCGCGTGCACTATGTCGAAGTGGCGCAGCAGGCCGTGGTCGAGATGGAATCGGAGCGCCTGCGCAACGCGCTGCTCGGCGCCATCTCGCACGACGTGCGCACGCCGCTCACCGCGCTCATCGCGCTGGCCGAATCGCTGCAGACCCTGCCGCCCGAAGAACACGGCGAGGCCGCGCGCGCCATCGTCACGCAGGCCCATGCGCTGCATGCGCTGGTCAGCAACCTGCTCGACATGGCGCGGCTCGAAAGCGGCGTGGCCGGCGGCACGGTCAACCTGCGGCGCGACTGGCAGTCGGTCGAAGAGGTGGTGGGCGCCGCCATCCGCGCCGCCCGCCCCGCGCTGCGCGGCATGGTGGTGCAGACCGCCTGGGACCCCGAGCTGCCGCTGGTCGAGTTCGACGCCGTGCTCATCGAGCGCGTGCTCGTCAACCTGCTGGAGAACGCCGCCAAGTACGGCGCCGCGCCCATCGAGGTGGGCGCGCGCGCCGAGGCCGGCACGCTGGTGCTCACCGTGCGCGACCACGGCCCCGGCCTGCCGGCCGCGCTGCACGGCCGCGAGCAGACGCTGTTCGACAAGTTCACGCGCGGCGAGGCCGAATCCGCCACGCCCGGCGTCGGCCTCGGCCTGGCCATCTGCCGCGCCGTGGTGAGCGCGCATGGCGGCGAGATCAGCGCGGCGAATGCGCGCGACGGCGGTGCAGAATTCACCGTCACCTTGCCGCGCCGCGAGCCCCCCGAACCCGCTGAAGCCCAGCTCTGA
- the kdpF gene encoding K(+)-transporting ATPase subunit F: MIGLEVLYGFGALVAVVLFAYLVFALICAEEF, encoded by the coding sequence GTGATCGGCCTCGAAGTCCTGTACGGCTTCGGCGCACTGGTCGCCGTGGTCCTGTTTGCTTACCTGGTGTTCGCGCTGATCTGCGCCGAGGAGTTCTGA